The nucleotide sequence AATCGCTGTAGGTTTTTTGAAATCGACATCGTATAGATGAGTTTCTGTTTTCTCGGTAGCAGCAACAACCTGTATTCCGCTAGATTGCAAATAGAAAACTGCATCTTTAATATGGTTTACCTTGCAAATTGGAATTTTAAAGACAGCGCCGGCAGATGTTTTTACGGTGTCAGCATTTATAGGAGCAGCTCCTTTTTCAGGAATAATGATTGCGTCTACTCCGCAACATTCGGCAGTTCTAATAATCGCTCCAAAATTACGCACATCGTTTACTTGGTCTAACAGTAGGAAAAAAGGAGCTTCTTTTTTAGCCAATATCGGTTCTACAGCATCTTCTAAAGTTAGAAAATCGATTGGGCTTATTTTTGCAACAACACCCTGATGGTTTCCTTTGCTTAGTTTATGAAGTTTTTCCTGCGGAACGTAAGATACGTTGTAATGCCCTTTAGCAAGGGTTCTTTTTAATTCT is from Zunongwangia endophytica and encodes:
- the rlmB gene encoding 23S rRNA (guanosine(2251)-2'-O)-methyltransferase RlmB, which codes for MKDATTIFGIRAVIEAIESGETIDKIFIQKGLAGDLFSELKRTLAKGHYNVSYVPQEKLHKLSKGNHQGVVAKISPIDFLTLEDAVEPILAKKEAPFFLLLDQVNDVRNFGAIIRTAECCGVDAIIIPEKGAAPINADTVKTSAGAVFKIPICKVNHIKDAVFYLQSSGIQVVAATEKTETHLYDVDFKKPTAIVMGNEAKGVTPSILKTVDHSVKLPMRGEIASLNVSVACGAFLYEVVRQRF